Proteins encoded by one window of Mariniplasma anaerobium:
- the mutL gene encoding DNA mismatch repair endonuclease MutL, with protein MSVIKQMDNRLANMIAAGEVVDRPSSIVKELIENAIDAQAKEIIVEIYEVGMKKIIVSDNGSGMDFSDAHLAFERHATSKIASEKDLNHIYTLGFRGEALAAIAAVSKVSLKTKMEDSKAIEVIYHGGHFIKDNQTSLNTGTIITVEDLFYNTPARFKYIKSEQAERYAIIDIFDRLALANPKVRFKLFMDEKLVKQTYGKDDFFQLIDQIYGSKITNDMIKFDQKFQNIEIKGYLVSPKITRSRKKDISIFVNHRYIKNYKLIQAVVDGYHSFLMTNKYPIALIHLSMDPQLLDVNVHPQKYEVKFVNELILAFQIEHFIREALEKKTHTISDRYQEIKKVPQETYEVFHLDFEDVKEEDEHKDYDNKEAKIPSFDYIGIFAGTYLLFQNHEGLFLVDQHAAQERIRYEHYFERLGNPNSQIRQLLIPHDLNVTSSDLEVINQYIDQFKRYQFIIKDNQIIGLPTWLREQEIDKAIEEIISQLSEKETIDLKILRDHLAKDISCKGSIKANHHINKQEVDILMSDLRLCKNPYYCPHGRPTIIKLTHYDVERMFKRVI; from the coding sequence ATGTCTGTCATTAAACAAATGGACAATAGACTTGCCAATATGATCGCAGCTGGAGAAGTTGTTGATCGACCAAGTTCAATTGTCAAAGAACTTATTGAAAATGCAATAGATGCCCAAGCTAAAGAAATCATTGTAGAAATCTACGAAGTTGGCATGAAAAAAATTATTGTATCTGATAACGGATCAGGTATGGATTTTTCTGATGCTCATCTTGCGTTTGAACGCCATGCAACATCTAAAATAGCATCTGAAAAAGACTTAAATCATATATATACTTTAGGTTTTAGAGGTGAAGCATTAGCGGCAATAGCAGCTGTTTCAAAAGTCTCATTAAAAACTAAAATGGAAGATAGTAAAGCCATAGAGGTTATTTATCATGGTGGACATTTTATTAAAGATAACCAAACAAGTTTAAATACAGGGACAATCATTACTGTTGAAGATTTGTTTTACAATACACCTGCAAGATTTAAATATATCAAGTCAGAACAAGCTGAAAGATATGCGATCATCGATATTTTTGATCGCTTAGCACTTGCTAATCCAAAAGTAAGATTTAAACTTTTTATGGATGAAAAATTAGTTAAACAAACATATGGTAAAGATGACTTTTTCCAACTTATTGATCAAATATATGGTTCTAAAATAACAAATGATATGATCAAGTTTGATCAAAAATTTCAAAATATAGAGATTAAAGGATATTTAGTTAGTCCTAAAATAACTAGATCTAGAAAAAAAGATATATCTATATTTGTAAATCACAGATATATTAAGAACTATAAACTCATTCAAGCTGTTGTGGATGGATATCATAGTTTTTTAATGACTAATAAATATCCGATTGCATTAATCCATCTATCTATGGATCCACAATTATTAGATGTAAATGTACATCCGCAAAAATACGAAGTTAAATTTGTTAATGAATTAATATTAGCTTTCCAAATAGAACATTTCATAAGAGAAGCATTAGAGAAAAAAACACATACAATCTCTGATCGATATCAAGAGATAAAAAAAGTACCTCAAGAAACGTATGAAGTGTTTCACTTAGATTTTGAAGATGTAAAAGAAGAAGACGAACATAAAGATTACGACAATAAAGAAGCTAAAATACCATCATTTGATTATATAGGTATATTTGCGGGAACTTATCTTTTATTTCAAAATCACGAAGGATTGTTTTTAGTTGATCAACATGCAGCACAAGAACGTATTAGATATGAACATTATTTTGAGAGATTAGGAAATCCAAACTCACAAATTAGACAACTCTTAATTCCTCATGACTTAAATGTAACATCATCTGACTTAGAAGTTATCAATCAATATATTGATCAATTTAAAAGATATCAATTTATCATTAAAGATAACCAAATCATAGGGCTTCCTACTTGGCTTAGAGAACAAGAAATTGATAAAGCGATTGAAGAAATAATTTCACAATTATCAGAAAAAGAAACGATAGATTTAAAAATATTAAGAGATCATCTTGCAAAAGATATCTCATGTAAGGGATCTATTAAAGCTAATCATCATATAAACAAACAAGAAGTTGATATATTAATGTCTGATTTACGATTATGCAAAAATCCTTATTATTGTCCTCATGGCAGACCAACAATCATTAAATTAACACATTATGATGTTGAGCGCATGTTTAAGAGGGTTATATAA
- the rny gene encoding ribonuclease Y — MLLLIAFPILEVTISILLAGIIGLALGYMIRVWQHDKSIKAANTLAEKIVEDGKKEVEKAKRESILEAKQEIFALRKDFETDMRERRQIVVTLENKVSQRDENLNNRAVHLDRREESLSTREEKLDERKEQLEQLNSKVEETLKEQETKLAEISNLSVDQARDIIMDRVRESISDEIASYIKEEEERAKNEVVGRSKQLLALAIQKYASETTTERTVSVVSLPSDEMKGRIIGREGRNIRTLEALTGVDLIIDDTPEAVVLSGFDPVRREIAKRALTTLVSDGRIHPGRIEEVVEKARVEVDMFIREAGEDAVFTVGVGRVHPDLVKLLGRLSFRTSYGQNVLKHSIETAFLAGKLAVEIGEDEILARRAGLLHDIGKAVDHEVEGGHVEIGVKLVSKYKEPKEVIDAIASHHGDKEAESVIAVLVAAADALSAARPGARSESMENYIKRLEQLEAISNEIPGVEKSYAIQAGREVRVIVKAEQIDDLSTFKVARQIKEQIEEKMTYPGTIKVTVIRETRATDIAK, encoded by the coding sequence ATGTTATTACTAATAGCATTCCCTATTTTAGAAGTAACCATCTCCATTTTGCTAGCCGGTATTATTGGATTGGCCCTTGGTTATATGATTCGTGTTTGGCAACATGATAAGAGTATAAAAGCGGCAAATACTTTGGCTGAAAAAATTGTTGAAGATGGAAAAAAAGAAGTTGAAAAAGCTAAAAGAGAAAGTATTTTAGAAGCTAAACAAGAAATATTTGCGTTACGTAAAGATTTTGAAACTGATATGCGCGAACGTCGTCAGATTGTTGTCACTTTAGAAAATAAGGTTTCACAACGCGATGAAAATTTAAATAATCGTGCTGTTCATTTAGATAGAAGAGAAGAATCTCTATCTACACGCGAAGAAAAACTTGATGAGAGAAAAGAACAACTTGAACAATTAAATAGCAAAGTGGAAGAAACTCTAAAAGAGCAAGAAACAAAATTAGCAGAAATCTCAAACTTATCAGTAGATCAAGCAAGAGATATTATTATGGACAGAGTCAGAGAATCTATTTCTGATGAAATTGCTTCTTATATAAAAGAAGAAGAAGAAAGAGCAAAAAACGAAGTTGTTGGACGCTCTAAACAGTTGTTAGCTCTTGCAATACAAAAATATGCAAGTGAAACAACAACTGAAAGAACTGTTTCAGTCGTAAGTTTACCAAGTGATGAAATGAAGGGTCGTATTATTGGCCGTGAAGGAAGAAACATCCGTACGCTTGAAGCATTAACAGGTGTAGATTTAATTATTGATGATACACCAGAAGCTGTCGTTTTATCTGGATTTGATCCAGTTCGTAGAGAAATTGCCAAACGTGCATTAACCACGTTAGTATCTGACGGACGAATTCATCCTGGTAGAATCGAAGAAGTTGTAGAAAAAGCAAGAGTCGAAGTTGACATGTTTATAAGAGAAGCTGGAGAAGATGCAGTATTTACAGTAGGTGTAGGTAGAGTCCATCCAGACTTAGTGAAACTACTTGGACGATTAAGTTTTAGAACAAGTTATGGCCAAAATGTATTGAAGCATTCAATTGAAACAGCTTTCCTAGCAGGAAAATTAGCTGTTGAAATTGGTGAAGATGAAATTTTAGCTAGACGTGCTGGATTATTACATGATATTGGTAAAGCAGTTGACCATGAAGTTGAAGGTGGACATGTTGAAATTGGTGTCAAATTAGTATCTAAGTACAAAGAACCAAAAGAAGTTATCGATGCTATCGCTTCTCACCATGGTGATAAAGAAGCTGAAAGTGTTATTGCTGTATTAGTTGCTGCTGCAGATGCCCTAAGCGCTGCAAGACCAGGAGCTAGAAGCGAATCAATGGAAAATTACATTAAACGCCTTGAACAATTAGAAGCCATTTCAAATGAGATTCCAGGTGTAGAAAAATCGTATGCGATTCAAGCAGGACGAGAAGTTAGAGTTATAGTTAAAGCTGAACAAATTGATGATTTATCTACATTCAAAGTTGCTAGACAAATTAAAGAGCAAATTGAAGAAAAGATGACTTATCCTGGAACTATTAAAGTTACAGTTATTCGCGAAACTAGAGCTACAGATATTGCAAAATAA
- the miaA gene encoding tRNA (adenosine(37)-N6)-dimethylallyltransferase MiaA encodes MKKIVAIVGPTGSGKTGLSIALAKLYGFQIINGDSVQVYKRLNIGSAKIKDEDKKGVKHHLFDIRDPKDAYTVYNFQTDVRQKIDEIDLPMIVGGTGLYIKAALYDYEFIDEKKDDDFEKNHIHLSDEALYQELLKLDPHIKIDQFNRRRVLRALEQATQGSLRSKKTNKDQLLYDALIVYLDLDRDILEDRLYTRLDQQLKDGFIKEVEDLRKDDIHINAIGYKQIDQYLDNQMSYEDMKKEIVKKSRQLAKKQKTWFKNQMQVHMIDALSPTVIDQAKILIDNFLKT; translated from the coding sequence ATGAAAAAGATTGTTGCAATTGTTGGACCTACTGGATCTGGTAAAACAGGATTATCTATCGCTTTAGCAAAACTTTATGGTTTTCAAATTATTAATGGTGATTCTGTACAAGTTTATAAACGATTAAATATTGGATCAGCTAAAATTAAAGATGAAGATAAAAAAGGTGTTAAACATCATCTATTTGATATCAGAGACCCTAAAGATGCGTATACTGTCTATAATTTCCAAACAGATGTTAGACAAAAAATCGATGAGATTGATTTGCCGATGATTGTTGGTGGAACTGGATTATATATTAAAGCTGCCTTATATGATTATGAATTTATTGATGAGAAAAAAGATGATGATTTTGAAAAAAATCATATTCATTTATCTGATGAAGCATTATATCAAGAACTTTTAAAATTAGATCCACATATAAAAATTGATCAATTTAATAGAAGACGTGTGCTTCGTGCTTTAGAACAAGCCACACAAGGATCTTTAAGATCTAAAAAAACTAATAAAGATCAATTGTTATATGATGCTTTAATTGTTTATCTTGATTTAGATAGAGACATCTTAGAAGATAGATTATACACTAGACTTGATCAACAATTAAAAGACGGGTTTATTAAAGAAGTAGAAGATTTAAGAAAAGATGATATACATATCAATGCCATTGGATATAAGCAAATTGATCAATATTTAGATAATCAAATGTCATATGAAGATATGAAAAAAGAAATTGTTAAAAAAAGCAGACAACTTGCTAAAAAACAAAAAACTTGGTTTAAAAATCAAATGCAAGTGCATATGATTGATGCTTTAAGCCCTACAGTTATCGATCAAGCAAAAATCTTAATTGATAATTTTTTAAAAACTTAG
- a CDS encoding type II 3-dehydroquinate dehydratase, translated as MNILVIHGPNLNMLGKRDEKLYGTFSLDDLYGEVSDYFENHEFSFFQSNHEGELIDVIQHAEEENYDALLINPGAYTHTSIAIRDALELISIPKVEVHLSNIDQREDFRKTDYIKDVCHERFMGKKIDSYIEAIKFIENLVLS; from the coding sequence ATGAACATTTTAGTCATACATGGACCAAATCTTAATATGCTTGGCAAAAGAGATGAAAAACTTTATGGTACTTTTAGCTTAGATGATCTTTATGGTGAAGTTAGTGATTACTTTGAAAATCATGAATTTTCTTTTTTTCAAAGCAATCATGAAGGTGAACTCATTGATGTGATTCAACATGCAGAAGAAGAGAATTATGATGCACTATTAATCAACCCTGGTGCATACACGCATACATCAATAGCAATTCGTGATGCATTAGAACTTATTAGCATACCAAAGGTGGAAGTTCATTTATCAAATATCGATCAAAGAGAAGATTTTAGAAAGACTGATTACATCAAAGATGTTTGTCATGAACGCTTTATGGGCAAGAAAATTGATAGTTATATTGAAGCCATTAAATTTATCGAAAATTTAGTGTTGTCTTAA
- the mutS gene encoding DNA mismatch repair protein MutS, which yields MDNNNYTPMMQQYLEIKEDYADAIVFFRLGDFYEMFFDDAILASKVLEIALTSRDAGAKVPMCGIPHHAVKPYIQKLIEKGFKIAIAEQITEAGKGLVKREVIRLITPGTVFEDGILDQNKNNFIASVILTEKGYATTYIDISTGESFITDNLVKKEALDLILSLDIKEVVCPTHFDKEFINELKQNDLLVSHADDYTIHEYSYMNHLEREQKRAASHLLNYLSKTQMQTLNHLMPFTHILKVGHMHVDYRVKKHLEIMESLTNSSKTTLEYWINHCQTAMGSRLLKAYLNQPLNDKKALNERYDYIEAFFPYKPREDMLEHLKYIYDINRIVGRISFQSVNARDLFQLKETLNHIPFIIDTLKLYDHPKIQTLAKDMKDHKDLREYLEKAIHENPPITVKDGGIIKDGFNEQLDDLRYTNDKGQSWLNEFESSEREKTGIKNLRVGYNRVFGYYIEISKGNTQFVKDEFGYERKQTLTNSERYISPVLKEKEDQILNAKERAISLEYELFKEIRIYVEKYTHDLQLLSTQIAMIDVFLNLAIISEKYQFIRPHLHDSRLVDIKEGRHPVVEKFTTFIKNDVVMDQGEIFLITGPNMSGKSTYMRMFAIIVYMAQIGCFVPAAKADMPLYDALYTRIGSSDDLSGGKSTFMVEMVESNDALTNATKDSLILFDEIGRGTATYDGMALAQGMIEYIHEKIGAQTLFSTHYHELTVLEHTLSRLTNLCVKAKEENDKMVFLHHVEKGTTDKSYGIQVASLAHLPKSLITRSKRILEKLEDKENKVSLDLFNYEAFEEENQNIIDAKDVEVLEELAKIDTDQMTPIDALLLIKHLQNIIKK from the coding sequence ATGGATAACAACAACTATACCCCAATGATGCAACAATATCTTGAAATTAAAGAAGACTACGCTGATGCGATAGTCTTTTTTAGACTAGGGGATTTCTATGAAATGTTTTTTGATGATGCGATTTTAGCATCTAAAGTTTTAGAAATTGCTTTAACTTCAAGAGATGCAGGGGCAAAAGTACCGATGTGTGGTATACCTCATCATGCAGTGAAACCTTATATTCAAAAACTTATTGAAAAAGGATTTAAGATTGCAATTGCTGAGCAAATTACTGAAGCAGGTAAAGGATTAGTTAAAAGAGAAGTCATTAGACTGATCACACCTGGAACTGTTTTTGAAGATGGTATTTTAGATCAGAATAAAAATAATTTTATCGCAAGTGTTATTTTAACTGAAAAAGGATATGCAACAACTTATATTGATATTTCTACTGGAGAAAGTTTTATCACAGATAATTTAGTGAAAAAAGAAGCTCTAGATTTAATTTTAAGCTTAGATATTAAAGAAGTTGTTTGTCCAACGCATTTTGATAAAGAGTTTATAAATGAATTGAAACAAAATGATCTTTTAGTTTCTCATGCAGATGATTATACAATCCATGAGTATTCATATATGAATCATTTAGAACGTGAACAAAAAAGAGCTGCTTCACATTTACTTAACTATTTAAGTAAAACTCAAATGCAAACTCTAAATCATTTAATGCCATTTACTCACATTTTAAAAGTTGGTCATATGCATGTTGACTATAGAGTGAAAAAACATTTAGAGATTATGGAATCTTTAACCAATAGTTCAAAAACAACATTAGAATATTGGATTAACCATTGTCAAACTGCAATGGGCTCTCGTTTATTAAAAGCATATTTAAATCAACCTTTAAACGATAAAAAAGCACTTAATGAACGCTATGATTATATCGAAGCATTTTTCCCATATAAACCTAGAGAAGATATGCTTGAGCATTTAAAATATATCTATGATATAAATAGAATTGTTGGTAGAATTTCATTTCAATCTGTAAATGCTAGAGATTTATTTCAATTAAAAGAAACGCTAAATCATATTCCTTTCATCATAGATACACTTAAACTATATGATCATCCTAAAATTCAAACATTAGCTAAAGACATGAAAGATCATAAGGATTTAAGAGAGTATTTAGAAAAAGCAATTCATGAAAACCCTCCGATTACAGTTAAAGATGGAGGTATCATCAAAGATGGATTTAATGAACAACTTGATGATCTGCGATACACTAATGATAAAGGGCAATCATGGCTTAATGAATTTGAATCAAGCGAACGTGAAAAAACAGGCATAAAAAATCTTAGAGTTGGATATAACCGAGTTTTTGGTTATTACATAGAAATATCTAAAGGAAACACTCAATTTGTTAAAGATGAATTTGGTTATGAAAGAAAACAAACTTTAACCAATAGTGAAAGATATATTTCACCAGTATTAAAAGAAAAAGAAGACCAAATTTTAAATGCTAAAGAAAGAGCTATTTCTTTAGAGTATGAATTATTTAAAGAAATTAGAATTTATGTAGAAAAATATACACATGATCTTCAACTTTTATCAACACAAATCGCGATGATTGATGTATTTTTAAATCTTGCGATTATCAGTGAAAAATATCAGTTTATTAGACCACATCTTCATGACAGCCGACTTGTAGATATTAAAGAAGGAAGACATCCAGTTGTTGAAAAATTCACAACATTCATTAAAAATGATGTTGTTATGGATCAAGGTGAAATCTTTTTAATTACAGGACCTAATATGAGTGGTAAATCAACTTATATGAGAATGTTTGCGATTATTGTATATATGGCACAAATAGGTTGTTTTGTACCTGCTGCAAAAGCAGATATGCCACTATATGATGCACTTTATACACGCATAGGTTCAAGTGATGACTTATCTGGTGGTAAATCGACCTTTATGGTTGAAATGGTTGAATCAAATGATGCGTTAACTAACGCTACTAAAGATTCTTTAATTTTATTTGATGAAATTGGTAGAGGAACTGCAACCTATGATGGTATGGCACTTGCTCAAGGTATGATTGAATATATTCATGAAAAAATAGGAGCTCAAACTTTATTTTCAACACATTATCATGAACTTACCGTATTAGAACATACGCTATCTCGTCTAACAAATTTATGTGTTAAAGCTAAAGAAGAAAACGATAAAATGGTTTTTCTACATCATGTTGAAAAAGGAACTACTGATAAATCATATGGGATTCAAGTTGCTTCTCTAGCACATCTTCCAAAGTCATTAATCACAAGAAGTAAACGTATTTTAGAAAAACTTGAAGATAAAGAAAATAAAGTTTCTCTAGATTTGTTTAATTATGAAGCTTTTGAAGAAGAAAATCAAAATATCATTGATGCTAAAGATGTAGAAGTCCTAGAAGAATTAGCAAAAATAGATACAGATCAAATGACACCTATTGATGCATTATTACTGATTAAGCATTTACAAAATATTATAAAAAAGTAG
- a CDS encoding shikimate kinase produces MNIYIIGMPGSGKTTIAKQLAKNLNYTYIDLDAMIEKDSLMFIEEIFEKYGEKKFRELETNALKEINCDQAIISCGGGVVTVKNNKELMKGLKLYLDTDITVIKKRLESDYQRPLLKQTTLEQLYDDRFLKYQDFADAIINNNYDIDQTVKVIENYLKNEEYK; encoded by the coding sequence ATGAATATATATATTATTGGAATGCCTGGATCGGGTAAAACAACTATAGCTAAGCAATTAGCGAAAAATCTAAATTACACATATATAGATTTAGATGCTATGATTGAAAAAGATTCACTGATGTTTATTGAAGAGATATTTGAAAAATATGGCGAAAAGAAATTTAGAGAACTTGAAACCAATGCTTTAAAAGAAATCAATTGTGATCAAGCTATTATTTCTTGTGGCGGTGGTGTTGTAACAGTTAAAAATAATAAAGAGCTTATGAAAGGGCTAAAACTATATCTTGATACTGATATCACTGTGATTAAAAAAAGACTAGAATCAGATTATCAAAGACCTTTATTAAAGCAAACAACTCTAGAGCAACTTTACGATGATCGCTTTTTGAAATACCAAGATTTTGCAGATGCAATCATCAATAATAATTATGATATTGATCAAACTGTTAAAGTCATTGAAAATTATTTAAAAAATGAGGAATACAAATGA
- the miaB gene encoding tRNA (N6-isopentenyl adenosine(37)-C2)-methylthiotransferase MiaB codes for MSKKINMDKYFAPDLSQARKRTKKIIEEVQFNLRDAHQKIGFNKTYLIHTYGCQGNEADSETMAGILELMGFIKAISEEESDIIIMNTCAIRENAENRIWGELGRLKAYKRRNPDLILALAGCMAQEENVVKKVLKTYQHVDLIFGTHNIHKIPEYIETAMFAKERVVEVYSTEGEIVENLPKTRNHKFKAWVNIMFGCDEFCTYCIVPYTRGKERSRSKEEVIAEVKELVELGYKEVTLLGQNVNAYGKDKIEDGYTFGDLLRDINKLQIDRIRFTTSHPHDLDKKTMEAIRDCEHVMPFFHLPVQSGSNKVLKKMNRHYTKESYLNVLNQLKEIVPGISVTTDIIVGFPSETEEDFLETLDLVEKADFEGAFTFVFSKREGTPAAKYEDLTPEEDKKQRLYRLNEKVNAGYLRGTTRFLNQTVKVLVDGVSKHNDEVLAGYSEHQKLVNFKGDPSLIGQIVNVKITVAKTWFLLGELVD; via the coding sequence ATGAGCAAAAAAATTAATATGGATAAATATTTTGCGCCAGATCTATCTCAGGCGAGAAAAAGAACTAAAAAAATTATAGAAGAAGTGCAATTCAATCTACGCGATGCACATCAAAAAATAGGGTTTAATAAAACCTATTTAATTCATACATATGGTTGCCAAGGAAATGAAGCAGATAGCGAAACCATGGCAGGTATTTTAGAGTTAATGGGATTTATAAAAGCCATTTCAGAAGAAGAAAGTGATATTATCATCATGAATACATGTGCCATCAGAGAAAATGCTGAAAATCGTATTTGGGGTGAGCTTGGAAGATTAAAAGCTTATAAAAGAAGAAACCCTGATTTAATTTTAGCGCTTGCTGGATGCATGGCTCAAGAGGAAAATGTTGTAAAAAAAGTTTTAAAAACATATCAACATGTTGATCTTATTTTTGGAACACACAACATCCATAAAATTCCAGAATATATTGAAACTGCAATGTTTGCAAAAGAACGTGTCGTAGAAGTTTATTCAACAGAAGGCGAGATTGTAGAAAATCTACCTAAAACTAGAAATCATAAATTTAAAGCATGGGTAAACATTATGTTTGGCTGTGATGAATTTTGTACCTATTGTATCGTTCCATATACAAGAGGTAAAGAAAGATCAAGATCAAAAGAAGAAGTCATTGCGGAAGTTAAAGAATTGGTTGAACTAGGATATAAAGAAGTAACACTTCTAGGTCAAAACGTTAATGCATATGGTAAAGATAAAATAGAAGATGGTTATACATTTGGAGATTTATTAAGAGATATTAATAAGTTGCAAATTGACAGAATTAGATTTACAACATCGCATCCACATGATTTAGATAAAAAAACAATGGAAGCTATAAGAGATTGTGAGCATGTCATGCCGTTTTTCCATCTACCCGTACAATCTGGTTCAAATAAGGTGTTAAAAAAAATGAATCGACATTATACGAAGGAATCATATTTAAACGTCTTAAATCAACTAAAAGAAATTGTTCCAGGGATATCAGTAACGACTGATATCATTGTAGGTTTCCCTAGTGAAACGGAAGAAGATTTTTTAGAAACTCTAGATTTAGTTGAAAAAGCAGACTTTGAAGGAGCGTTTACTTTTGTCTTTTCAAAAAGAGAAGGAACACCAGCTGCTAAATATGAAGATTTAACACCAGAAGAAGATAAAAAACAAAGATTATATCGTTTAAATGAAAAAGTTAACGCAGGATATTTGCGAGGTACTACACGTTTCTTAAATCAAACAGTTAAAGTTTTAGTTGATGGAGTATCTAAGCATAATGATGAAGTTTTAGCAGGATATAGTGAACATCAAAAATTAGTGAATTTTAAGGGAGATCCATCATTGATTGGTCAAATTGTAAATGTTAAAATTACAGTTGCTAAAACATGGTTCTTATTAGGTGAATTAGTTGACTGA
- a CDS encoding TIGR00282 family metallophosphoesterase has protein sequence MKILFIGDIYGNPGLEMIESHLPELKRVHKPNLIIVNAENAANGRGITKKIYKTLMSLGVSVITMGNWTWGNRELFEFIDESKIVRPLNYREAPGKGFITLNYNDKKICVINALGRTFMNAGLDDPFTGIKDIIQSEKADISFVDFHAEATSEKIALGHYLDGIADVVVGTHTHIPTADERKLPKGTLYITDVGMTGPLDGIIGVDRDIVLNRFLNGYSTPNQVAEGPKQLNAVIIDLLKKTIKRIHIESETV, from the coding sequence ATGAAAATTTTATTTATTGGTGATATATATGGAAATCCAGGATTAGAGATGATTGAGTCTCATTTACCTGAATTGAAACGTGTACACAAACCAAATTTAATTATCGTAAATGCTGAAAATGCAGCAAACGGTAGAGGTATTACAAAAAAGATATATAAAACACTTATGAGTTTAGGTGTTTCTGTTATTACGATGGGAAATTGGACATGGGGGAATCGTGAACTTTTTGAGTTTATTGATGAATCTAAAATTGTTAGACCCTTAAATTACAGAGAAGCTCCAGGTAAGGGATTTATTACTCTAAATTATAATGATAAAAAAATATGCGTTATCAATGCATTAGGTAGAACGTTTATGAATGCAGGACTTGATGATCCATTTACAGGTATTAAAGATATAATTCAATCAGAGAAAGCAGATATATCTTTTGTTGATTTTCATGCAGAAGCAACCTCAGAAAAAATAGCATTAGGTCATTATCTTGATGGTATAGCAGATGTTGTTGTTGGGACACATACACATATACCAACTGCAGATGAAAGAAAACTTCCTAAAGGTACGCTTTATATTACAGATGTAGGCATGACCGGACCTCTTGATGGGATTATTGGAGTCGATAGAGATATTGTTTTAAACAGATTTTTAAATGGATATTCAACACCTAATCAAGTTGCTGAAGGTCCAAAACAATTAAACGCTGTTATTATTGACTTACTTAAAAAAACAATTAAAAGAATACATATTGAAAGCGAAACAGTATAA
- a CDS encoding YlbF family regulator yields MTEKEKLIEMIKNNETIKRYQAIEKVLNTNKDLNSKINKLKTIQKQLINAKEINKQESIKHFDALYNELLAEIEGYPLMSDYLALQGDINELIQHITQIIEDGVNKELNSK; encoded by the coding sequence TTGACTGAAAAAGAGAAACTTATTGAAATGATTAAAAATAATGAAACCATTAAACGATATCAAGCAATAGAAAAAGTACTTAATACAAATAAGGATTTGAATTCAAAAATTAATAAATTAAAAACAATTCAAAAACAACTTATTAATGCAAAAGAGATTAATAAGCAAGAAAGCATCAAGCATTTTGATGCACTCTATAATGAGCTTTTAGCTGAAATTGAAGGCTATCCCCTAATGTCTGATTATCTGGCTTTACAAGGCGACATTAACGAATTAATACAACATATTACACAAATCATCGAAGATGGTGTTAATAAGGAATTAAACAGTAAATAA
- the efp gene encoding elongation factor P, with translation MISTSDFKTGLTILYDGNIYQIIEFMHVKPGKGSAFVRTKLRNLRSGAVIDNTFNAGVKMDKAQIDRVQMQYIYANGDMHVFMNTETYEQIEIPEAQIENELKFIYEGMNVDVNFYDSKEILGVSLPDKVVLTIVETVPGVKGDTKTNASKDAIMQTGLLVKVPMFIEEGEKIIVSTQDGSYYSRDK, from the coding sequence ATGATTAGTACAAGTGATTTTAAAACAGGATTAACAATATTATATGATGGCAATATATATCAAATCATAGAATTCATGCATGTAAAACCAGGAAAAGGTAGTGCTTTTGTAAGAACTAAATTAAGAAATTTAAGAAGTGGTGCAGTTATAGATAACACATTTAACGCAGGCGTTAAAATGGATAAAGCTCAAATTGATCGTGTTCAAATGCAATATATCTACGCAAATGGAGATATGCATGTATTTATGAACACTGAAACTTATGAGCAAATAGAAATTCCAGAAGCTCAAATTGAAAATGAATTAAAATTCATTTACGAAGGTATGAATGTTGACGTAAACTTTTATGACAGTAAAGAAATATTAGGTGTATCTCTACCTGATAAAGTTGTACTTACAATAGTAGAAACAGTACCTGGCGTTAAAGGTGATACAAAAACAAATGCTTCAAAAGATGCGATTATGCAAACAGGATTATTAGTTAAAGTACCGATGTTCATTGAAGAAGGCGAAAAAATAATCGTTTCAACTCAAGATGGATCATATTATTCTAGAGATAAATAA